The region AGAGAACGGTCATGGGCGGGCAGGTGTATGCATGTGCacttgtgtctggtgggctcaagtctggtctggggctacatactaggtacctaggtacataaATAATGACACCCAGCGCCTCAAAACGGGTCAAGTTGTTCTGGCTTGGTTCTGCTGTGCTGGTTAACCAACCGATCTGCGCTGGCTCTGGTGGTCTGATGTCGGCCTAACATGCATACGGAAATTGGCGCTGCGGGTAAACATTTTGAGATGGATCAATTTCATGATGGCAACTTTGAAAAGCTACTCCACCAGACGCTCTACGGATACCAGATCCCTACCGACAGCGAATCcatttgacatggatgcCTCCAATGCACTCAGAAGGTAGCTACAGCGCGTTCGGTGGTCACGATCAACCGGGGGCAGCCCTAGGTTTCAAGTACCATTGTTTCAATGCAGACTCATGCAGCCTCGAATCTGAGAGCGGCCAAACGCCCAGTCTATTTCCAGTCTTCCGTAATGTACTAAGTTATTCCGTAGACCAGTTGTGTTTTGCACGAAGTAAGCCTGTCTGATCTCACTACCTCAAGGCTCTCGACGCCgcaggttcaatgtttcgcTCCATGTCCGCCAAAGGGAACCACTGCCTGGCATACCAGACAGTATTAGCACACTTTAGTAAGTGCTCAACACGGACAGCCTGGCTCTTGCTTCTCCACAAAACgcgccatcatggccccAGCCATGCAGCATTCTCAAAGTTCTCTGTTGGGCCAATGGCTGTGACGACCAGTTCTTGGTCCAGACGTGGAGCCTGGCTCttgactggagtctggtaccagacttgCGACAGGCCGGCACGTACGGAGTGCTTgacccaacattgaagcgcCTGCAAGCCTGGAATATGGAGCCAGGCCTTCAATGCTGACCCGTTGCGGCTGGTCCACAAGCAGCACagggtctggtttgtctggTGGGAGCTTGAGGAGCCTGAGCACGGCTGGgagaaccagacattgatggACCCAGTGCCAGCTCTTGAGCCTGCTTGGCTGCCCCCAAACCCCCAATCAACCTTCATGCTGTCGTACATGAATGCTACTTCGTGATTGGCATCTGGTCAATCCTATCAATATTTTGTCCCCTTCCACGCAGTTGTCCGTGTCATCGCCATTTTCCACAACACAACCCTGTGCCTCCAATTTTTCGCGCCATCGGCAACCTTTctgtttgttgttggtggagtATTCAGTCAGTTTATCACATCGCTGTGCCTAAGCTTGCTTGAGCCTGCGCGGGTTCGCTGGCACGCACTCAAATTCGTTGAGCGTCCTTGCCTCGAGACAGCATTTCGAGCGACATCAGTGATCTCGATCTACGGCTGTCCTTACGGCCGCAAAGCATCTCGGAGATCGGGGTTTGCTCTAACCGGCATCGCGACGCCCCAGACGTTGACCATAGTCCCTTCAGAAGATTCGGACCCAGCATATACTCCTCAAACATGTCACAGCAATTACCGTTGCCAGGCAGCTCCTAcccaccatcaacttcaaccacgGGCTCAGGCCACCAAACATCTGGTCCTCCGATGTACGGCTACtacagccatcaacaactgccaCCACCTCACTCCCGTTCTTCTCAGCATAGTACTAATGAGATGCAACATCAGAGGCCCAGTACCCAGGCCCAAGGGCAACTACCTCAACATTCTCACTCCAACACACAGGCTCATCAGCAAGCCCAGTCTCACGCCTCTCTGTCTCAGCACCATCTTCCGCCTCCACAGATGCAACCTCCTCCTGCACACTCCAGGCAAGAAGACACGCAGCCGGGCCCTGTTGGGACTGTAACATCTGTATCCGCGGGGAAACCTCCTGGGAACTCTCAGCAGATATTGGCCCCGTTTTCGAAGATTGATGAGGCTACCGGACGCAAGTATCAGTCAGTGTTGTCATTGTTTCGTGAAGCCCGTTCCTAGCTGTGGATGCTAACACGAGTGCAAAGACTGGATGTCGTCCAGCAACCCCGAAGAGCCCGAATGTGCGGGTTTGGTGATAAGGTATATAGTATTCCTCACCATGTGTCATAGTCAACACGGTTTCTCAATGGCATTTAGGATCGACGGCCCATCACTCCGCCCCCGTGTGTTCGTCTAATAATTACAGATATTGCCACCGGAAAAGAAATCGACTGCAAGTGTGTCTCCCTTCCTATGCGTTACATCTCCTCGGCGGCGTGCCAAACTCAGGAAACTGACTGAACTCACATCTTGCTAGTGACATTGACCACTCAATGTTTGTCCTCAATGTCGATCTTTGGAGTGATGACGGCACAAAAGAAGTCAATCTTGTGCGGTCCTCTACAGGCAGCCCATCGATCTCATCGACAACTCCGTATTCGTACACGACCCTGAACGGAGGCGATGCGGGGATGGCACAATACACCCAGCACGTCCTTCCATCTAATCGGGACCAAGCGTACACTTCACCTCAAACCGTAGGCTATGTCCAGGACTATCAAATGCAAGGCAATTACGGTCAAGGTACGTATAAAGTCGATGCCTTGCCGCCTCAAAATATATAGAAGTCTGGACACATCTGAACTATTTGTCCTAGTGCCATCCTATACACAAAATTCCTCCTATGGTCCACCCCAACAATACTTCCCCCATCATCACTCATACCGCCCAGAAGGGGCTGTCGCCCCTTTGCCGTCACAGACGACTGTTTCTCCCTACAGCAGAAATGGATCCACCAGCTCTCCAGGCTATGTCCAAGATCACAATACTTTGGCGAGGATGGCCATGGTCGGCGGGCAACCACAGGGTATGTTCACACGAAATTTGATTGGCAGCTTGGCAGCTAGCGCGTTTCGCCTCAGTGATACGACGGACCGCATTGGAATATGGTTTGTTCTGCAAGACCTCAGTGTTCGAACGGAGGGTCCTTTTCGGTATGAATACCCCTGGTATGGCTCTGCCGTTAAGTTGGTATTAACTTCATGACTCCAGCTTGCGGTTCTCTTTCGTCAATGTTGGGCCGCCAGATGGCACACCTCGTGATACGGGGACACCAAAGGTGAACAAGAGCAGGGCTCCAATTTTGGCCTGCTGCTTCAGTGACACCTTCAATGTCTATTCGGCCAAGAAGTTCCCGGGTGTATGTGAAAGCACTCCGCTGAGCAAGACGTTTGCAACCCAAGGAATCAAAATACCAATCCGAAAAGACTCAAATGTTAAGGGaggtgatgacgatgattACGGTGACTAGTCGCCGCATTTCTCTATCATTCGACACTGCAGCTATACTGCACGCATAAGTTCATGATCATACATATTCTATTGACTCGGGATGCCAAGCAGTGGCCACATTTATGCAAACTTCATTGAAAATCTGCAAGCAGCTTCTGGCAGGGGACCAATTGGGTTGGAAACAGAAGGAAACAGAAGCATACAGAGTATTATGGCAGAACCGAGGTATTTGGCGTTTCAGAACGCTGCCATATGCGTGTTCATCTACTAGATGGACATGTAAATCGCGAATGTTCTACATAAAGGAAAGCCCTACACCAGGGAAAATGTTCAAAATGGCTTCGTTATTCATTGCTACTCTACAATATTCAGATACCAACTTCAAATATAAAATGTTGACCAGTCTTTTCCATCTATGCGTGTAGTAGCTGATGGAGAATGACATCTCCAAAGCGCCCAGAAACTACCTACCTAGAACCTAGATGGACatttacctacctaggtaggtaagtATGTTAGTGGATTTCTAGGCAGACAAAAGTCATAACCTACGTAGGTAAATATCACCATTTTGTATGCTAGCCCATGTTTATGCTTTAGAAGTCTGTCCA is a window of Pochonia chlamydosporia 170 chromosome 5, whole genome shotgun sequence DNA encoding:
- a CDS encoding VelB protein (similar to Metarhizium acridum CQMa 102 XP_007810920.1), whose product is MSQQLPLPGSSYPPSTSTTGSGHQTSGPPMYGYYSHQQLPPPHSRSSQHSTNEMQHQRPSTQAQGQLPQHSHSNTQAHQQAQSHASLSQHHLPPPQMQPPPAHSRQEDTQPGPVGTVTSVSAGKPPGNSQQILAPFSKIDEATGRKYQLDVVQQPRRARMCGFGDKDRRPITPPPCVRLIITDIATGKEIDCNDIDHSMFVLNVDLWSDDGTKEVNLVRSSTGSPSISSTTPYSYTTLNGGDAGMAQYTQHVLPSNRDQAYTSPQTVGYVQDYQMQGNYGQVPSYTQNSSYGPPQQYFPHHHSYRPEGAVAPLPSQTTVSPYSRNGSTSSPGYVQDHNTLARMAMVGGQPQGMFTRNLIGSLAASAFRLSDTTDRIGIWFVLQDLSVRTEGPFRLRFSFVNVGPPDGTPRDTGTPKVNKSRAPILACCFSDTFNVYSAKKFPGVCESTPLSKTFATQGIKIPIRKDSNVKGGDDDDYGD